One segment of Anopheles stephensi strain Indian chromosome 3, UCI_ANSTEP_V1.0, whole genome shotgun sequence DNA contains the following:
- the LOC118513435 gene encoding importin subunit alpha, translating to MDTENVPNNRLAAYKHGSKSNTELRQRRHEVTVELRKNKKEDQLLKRRNITEDDGPTSPLQENNCQSPVTLKFEEIMQYIRSGQPEKELAAVQAARKMLSREKNPPIDKIIGLGMVPVCVKYLSASDRPALQFEAAWALTNIASGTSEQTKVVIDANAIPRFIELLRSPSVTVAEQAVWALGNIAGDGSKARDIVLEHNSVDAIIVLVSNGNTQISFLRNIVWLMSNLCRNKNPAPPFNRIEPMIPVLSALLDHEDAQVLSDACWALSYVTDDDVVKLDSVVAAGAVPKLVRLLGTNNPAIITPALRSVGNIVTGNDTQTDAVIAANALSLLTNLLRHTKNTIVKEAAWTVSNITAGNQSQIQHVLDSGIFNVLIDVLANGDFKSQKEAAWAVTNTTTGGSTEQIIQLVEKYPIMKPYCDLLEAKDTRTVRVVLSGVANIFQIAAQIGGIENLCTLFEEIGALDKLETLQNHENEDIYQKALQLIETYFCDAEDVNPECAPKEVNGALEFNPTTPQNGGFSF from the exons ATGGATACGGAAAACGTCCCCAACAATCGCCTGGCCGCGTACAAACATGGCTCCAAATCGAACACG GAACTTCGTCAGCGGCGCCACGAGGTAACAGTGGAACTGCGCAAGAACAAGAAGGAGGATCAACTGCTGAAACGACGCAACATTACCGAGGATGATGGCCCAACCTCACCGCTGCAGGAAAACAATTGTCAAAGCCCGGTGACGCTCAAGTTCGAGGAAATCATGCAGTACATCCGAAGCGGGCAGCCGGAAAAGGAGCTTGCCGCGGTGCAGGCAGCCCGCAAGATGTTGAGCCGGGAGAAGAATCCGCCGATTGATAAAATCATCGGACTGGGCATGGTGCCGGTATGCGTGAAGTATCTGTCCGCGTCCGACCGGCCGGCCCTTCAGTTCGAGGCGGCCTGGGCACTCACGAACATTGCATCCGGTACGTCCGAGCAGACCAAGGTCgtgatcgatgcgaacgcgaTTCCACGCTTTATCGAGCTGCTCCGATCGCCATCCGTGACGGTAGCGGAACAGGCCGTGTGGGCGCTCGGTAACATTGCCGGTGATGGGTCGAAGGCGCGTGACATCGTGCTGGAGCACAACAGTGTCGATGCGATCATTGTACTGGTGAGCAATGGCAATACGCAGATCTCCTTCCTTCGCAACATCGTGTGGCTGATGTCGAACTTGTGCCGCAACAAAAATCCGGCCCCACCGTTCAACCGGATCGAGCCAATGATTCCGGTGCTGTCTGCGTTGCTGGATCACGAAGATGCGCAGGTTCTGTCCGATGCCTGCTGGGCACTGTCCTACGTcaccgatgatgatgtagTGAAGCTAGATTCGGTCGTAGCGGCCGGTGCCGTGCCCAAGCTGGTCCGGCTGCTCGGAACAAACAATCCGGCCATCATCACACCGGCACTGCGCAGCGTCGGTAACATTGTGACGGGCAATGACACACAGACTGACGCGGTGATAGCGGCGAACGCACTGTCCCTGCTCACGAATCTGCTGCGCCACACAAAGAACACGATCGTGAAGGAGGCGGCCTGGACGGTGAGCAACATTACGGCCGGCAACCAGAGCCAGATCCAGCACGTGCTGGACTCGGGCATTTTTAACGTGCTGATCGACGTGCTGGCGAATGGCGACTTCAAATCGCAGAAAGAGGCTGCCTGGGCGGTCACCAACACTACGACGGGCGGCTCAACCGAGCAGATCATACAGCTGGTTGAGAAGTACCCGATCATGAAGCCGTACTGTGATCTGCTGGAGGCCAAGGATACGCGCACGGTGCGGGTGGTGCTGAGCGGGGTGGCCAACATCTTCCAGATCGCGGCCCAGATCGGTGGCATCGAGAATCTGTGCACACTGTTCGAGGAGATTGGCGCGCTGGACAAGCTGGAAACGTTGCAGAATCACGAGAACGAAGACATCTACCAGAAGGCGCTGCAGCTGATCGAGACGTACTTCTGCGATGCG GAAGACGTTAATCCTGAGTGTGCCCCGAAGGAAGTCAATGGAGCGCTGGAGTTCAACCCAACCACTCCACAGAACGGTGGGTTCTCCTTCTAA
- the LOC118513436 gene encoding neprilysin-1-like → MEALKELHLPTRNGDKTTVPMDPVNGYLLRTDVEEGTVLGTAGPDPAHGAVGVGDVEASGPLLLRTGNADRAVPVPVVVNFGGPGMATKTSTLTAVDRQGSRGSGSGGGGAGGGGSGKNPRSITPGRGLLGPRLSATLARPTVFGGTMLVVGILIGILLVYLIGRYRQLDGKACGGDPFAPGCSVTDESRLDSNICLTDECVRTASSLLAAMDRTADPCKDFFQFACGTWNKMHVIPEDRSSISTFEVLADQQQAILKGVLEEPVNKEDNKATKKAKAFYKSCMNLEQIRILDVQALRKSLKKLGGWPVIEKNWTVPSSSIEHLLGKLTGEYDEPGLVELYVGADDKNSSMNIIQVDQLLLALPSRDYYLKESSEGDMKAYHRYMTQIAILMGADKDKAAEELQRIVEFEVRLANATLPEADRHDTSAIYTKITLPELQRRVPQINWKEYLQTTLGTVQLHPNESIVSYAMPYLVELGKILRDTDRRIVHNYAIWRLVMSIMTHMIDDYQKERVEFRRKLLGIQSERNRWSQCVEWTNKKLGMAVGALFIRDNFNQESKETALTMIHTIREAFNELLADIDWMDDETRAVAKEKADAMNERIGYPDILTNADELEKEYVNLTIHGGLFLENILSILKWEAERNLQLLRKPVDKNKWATEPAVVNAFYNPNKNDIVFPAGILQPLFYSQNFPKSLNYGGIGVVIGHEITHGFDDKGRQFDKDGNMMQWWNNATIKTFRERAQCIIDQYSRYKIDEVGLYMDGRMTQGENIADNGGLKQSYRAYRKWVSQYGSEPDLPGLNMTHDQLFFLNYAQIWCGSMRPEDALTKIRSSVHSPGIIRVIGPLSNSRDFAEAYRCPLGSPMNPVSKCSVW, encoded by the exons ATGGAAGCCCTCAAGGAGCTTCATCTGCCGACGCGAAATGGTGATAAAACGACAGTGCCGATGGATCCGGTGAACGGGTATCTGCTAAGGACAGACGTTGAGGAGGGCACGGTGCTGGGGACGGCCGGCCCAGACCCAGCACACGGTGCCGTCGGTGTGGGCGATGTGGAAGCGTCCGGACCGTTGCTTTTGCGAACCGGTAACGCTGACCGtgcggttccggttccggtggtaGTGAACTTCGGAGGTCCCGGCATGGCCACCAAAACGAGCACGCTGACTGCCGTTGATCGGCAGGGAAGTCGTGgaagtggtagtggtggtggtggtgcaggtggtggtggtagtggaaAGAACCCGCGGAGCATAACACCCGGCCGGGGTTTGTTGGGGCCACGGCTTTCGGCGACCCTAGCACGGCCAACAGTGTTCGGTGGTACGATGCTCGTGGTGGGCATCCTGATAGGCATCCTGCTGGTCTATCTTATCGGTCGCTACCGACAGCTGGACGGGAAGGCCTGTGGCGGGGATCCGTTCGCACCGGGCTGCTCCGTAACGGACGAGTCCCGGCTGGATAGTAACATTTGCCTGACGGACGAGTGCGTTAGGACAG CTTCATCGTTGCTGGCCGCCATGGACCGGACGGCGGATCCTTGCAAGGACTTTTTCCAGTTCGCGTGCGGTACGTGGAACAAGATGCACGTGATACCGGAGGATCGCAGCTCTATCAGTACGTTCGAG GTACTTGCAGATCAGCAGCAGGCCATACTGAAGGGCGTGCTGGAGGAACCGGTCAACAAGGAGGACAACAAGGCGACCAAGAAAGCGAAAGCCTTCTACAAGAGCTGCATGAACCTTG AGCAAATTCGCATACTGGATGTGCAGGCGCTGCGAAAGTCGCTGAAGAAGCTGGGCGGTTGGCCGGTGATAGAGAAAAACTGGACCGtaccgagcagcagcatcgagcATCTGCTCGGCAAGCTGACGGGCGAGTACGACGAACCGGGGCTGGTGGAGCTGTACGTCGGCGCGGACGATAAGAACTCCTCCATGAACATCATACAG GTTGATCAGCTGCTGTTGGCGCTGCCGTCGCGCGACTACTATCTGAAGGAGAGCAGCGAGGGCGACATGAAGGCGTACCACCGGTACATGACACAGATCGCGATCCTGATGGGCGCGGACAAGGACAAGGCGGCCGAGGAGCTGCAGCGGATCGTCGAGTTTGAGGTGAGGCTAGCGAACGCGACGCTACCGGAGGCTGATCGCCACGATACCAGTGCCATTTACACGAAGATTACCCTGCCTGAGCTGCAGCGCCGGGTGCCACAGATCAACTGGAAGGAGTACCTGCAG ACCACCCTGGGGACGGTGCAGCTACACCCGAACGAATCGATCGTGAGTTACGCGATGCCTTATCTGGTGGAGCTGGGCAAGATACTGCGCGACACCGATCGGCGAATCGTGCACAACTACGCCATCTGGCGGCTGGTGATGTCGATCATGACGCACATGATCGACGACTATCAGAAGGAGCGCGTCGAGTTTCGGCGGAAGCTGCTCGGCATCCAGTCGGAGCGCAACCGCTGGTCCCAGTGTGTCGAGTGGACGAACAAGAAGCTTGGGATGGCGGTGGGCGCACTGTTTATACGGGACAACTTCAATCAGGAGAGTAAGGAGACGGCCCTCACCATGATCCACACGATACGGGAGGCATTTAATGAGCTGCTGGCCGACATTGACTGGATGGACGATGAGACGCGGGCCGTCGCGAAGGAGAAGGCCGATGCGATGAACGAACGGATCGGCTACCCGGACATACTGACCAACGCGGATGAGTTGGAGAAGGAGTACGTGAAT CTCACGATACACGGTGgattgtttttggaaaacATCTTAAGCATTCTGAAATGGGAAGCCGAACGGAATCTACAGCTGCTGCGCAAACCGGTTGACAAAAACAAATGGGCTACGGAACCGGCCGTAGTCAACGCGTTCTACAACCCCAACAAGAATGATATCG TGTTTCCTGCCGGTATCCTGCAGCCACTGTTCTACAGTCAAAACTTCCCGAAATCGCTCAACTACGGTGGCATCGGGGTGGTGATCGGGCATGAAATTACGCACGGCTTCGACGACAAGGGCCGTCAGTTCGACAAGGACGGTAACATGATGCAATGGTGGAACAATGCCACTATTAAGACATTCCGCGAGCGGGCCCAATGCATCATCGATCAGTATTCGCGCTACAAAATCGACGAGGTAGGACTGTACATGGACGGGCGGATGACGCAGGGCGAAAACATTGCCGACAACGGAGGTCTCAAGCAATCGTACCGG GCCTACCGCAAGTGGGTGAGCCAGTACGGGTCGGAACCGGATCTGCCGGGGTTGAACATGACCCACGATCAGCTGTTCTTTCTCAACTACGCCCAGATCTGGTGCGGTTCGATGCGGCCCGAGGACGCACTGACCAAGATCCGGTCGTCGGTCCACTCGCCCGGCATCATACGCGTGATTGGGCCGCTGTCGAATTCGCGCGACTTTGCCGAAGCGTACCGGTGTCCGCTCGGTTCGCCGATGAATCCTGTTAGTAAGTGTAGCGTGTGGTAA